CCTGATGAACATCAAGCCCAGCATAGCGTTCTAAAATCGCCTCCTTCATCGTTGGTTATGCTTCCGTTCATGGAAAGATGAACCAGAAGACAACCCGACATATGAAGACTTTTACACGGACTCGCAGTCCAATATCTTGTGCTTGGAGGATTGTCTATTCAGTGTTTTTAGCGGGGTCGAACCAGCACAAAGCTGATACGAACTGATCGGGTTCAGTATCATTATCACGGACACTCCACCATGGACGCTATAGCTAATCCATTTTCATGATAGCTTGTGTTCAAATCGGGTCATGAAGGTTTTTTTAAAACACACATATCCACTCTCGTAAGTTCTCTTTGAACAGTGGAGCATGAGTGGTAAACTAGGTATAGGAACACACGTTCGTATGCCGAGGTGGTATTCATGAATCTCTTGGAGTTTACACAACAATTCTCTGATGAAAAAGCCTGTGAAGAGTATTTGATTCACCTACGATGGAAAAAAGGTTTCACTTGCCCGAAGTGTCGTCATTTTGAAGCTATGCTGGTTCATGCAACCCACAGGCGTGACGCCGACCGTAGATTGCCGCTGTTTGAATGTAAACAGTGTCATCGCCAGATTTCTGTCACTGCAGGCACGATTTTTCACAAAAGCAAAACGCCGCTATACAAGTGGTTCATTGGTATATACCTGGTCAGCAATGATAAGCGTGGTATGTCTGCAAAAACACTGCAACGTCACATTGGCGTATATTACGACACGGCTTGGAACATGCTCAACAAAATCCGTAATGCGATGGCGGAATGAAATGCCAAGTACCAGCTTGAAGGCATCGTTCAGGTCGATGACTTTTACCTTGGCAGTAAGAGCAAAGGCAAACGGGGACGTGGCACAACGCAGACGCCCATGGTCATGGGGGTTTCACTGATGAAAGGTAAACCCCAATACTGCTTCATTGAAGCTGTTGAAGACTTAGCAAAAATTCGATCTTGCCAATTTTACAGCGTAACCTTGGTACTGATGTTGTCTGGGAAACGGACGGGAACTGGTCATATGGCGCCAGTGCAACGGAACTGGACATTGCGCATCTGGTAACATTGTCAAGCGACGAAGATGCTCACGAAACATTTCAGTGGGTCGATACATTGATGAGTAATTTGAAAGCGTTTATTGACGGGACATACCATGGACGAGAGCGTTTCAAACAACTGTATACTGCTGAATTCACCTACCGATTGAACCGCCGACACATGGGACACAGGCTCGTCGAACAACTTCTAAACACTTGCGCACTGACGCACCCAATAAATGTAAGGCAAACTGCCTAAGTGGTGGGTCAGCCCAGGTTACTTATGAGATTGGATATGTGTGTTTTAAAATCTCTACTTCCTCCCGCAGCTCACGGTTCTCACGCTCCAAATCTCTCGTAGTCTGGGCTTCCGGCTTCAGATGCCCGCTGCCGACAAACGGATGTTTTGGGTCATCTTTATATTCAGAAATCCACCGATAGAGCGTATTTGCGGTGATCCCAAGGTCACGAGCCACCTGGAAGGCTGGCTTCCCCTCCTCTACAACCAGTCTGACGGTATTGAGCCTAAAGTCGTTGTCTTATTGCTTCGTCATTGTAGACACCTCGAATCGATTTACTTATTTTCACATTCTCGATTCGCTGTGTCCACCATTACAACCTAACACCAGAGGAGGGGTGACCCCCTCCTACTCAATCAGTTGAATTTGTCCAAGATTAGGATTGAGGCGGTGTTGGCTGCGTTGAACCATAAGCAACGTTGAATCCATCCGTATCAGAATCTTGGTTGGACGGATACGACACAATTTTGTTTCTTTGAACCATGTACCCATTTTCACTTGTGTTCAGTGAAGGGTTTCCTCCATTCACCGTACCGGGATCAAATGTAGTCTGACCGTAGTTTGCGAGTGTTGAAATCGTTCCATTGACCTGCGGAGCCTCTTGTATCCATTCTGCAGACGTGCCAGGGCCCGAATAAGACTGCGTCGTCGAGAATGTCTCGTTCTGTGTCACGTCGTTCAGTGTAATTGTCCATGTCCCGTTGCCATTGTTGTGAATGTGAGCAGTCATGTGGTCTCCAGGACTGATGAACATTGTCGGAATGACAGTTTCGGCTGCAGGGAGTATCTCCCACCATGCGTCGTACTGTGCCTTTCCATTCACGTAATCCTGTTCAGTCCCAGTCTGAATAAGATCACTGTTATTGAACCCATCGATGCCGATCCACGATGATGAATATGTGTTTGAGCTTGAAGCCTTCACCGTGGGGACTACCCAACTTCCGGTGATATCGTTGTACGTCGAACCAGTCGCCGCAAAACCTGACCAATTGGATGATGACCACCCAATGTTTGTGATGTGCTTACCGTAAGCAGATGACCCTGATTTCGGAGTGAGAGATTGACGAGGTAGGTTTTTGATCGTGACTCCGGGATGGGTGTAACTTGACTTGTGAACAGACTTTCCGCTGTTTGATTGCCCATGGGCGTTGGGAAGATTGGTGATTGTGGTGCCTGGGTGTGTGTAGCTCGTTCCTTGTGCAGCTGCAAATGCGGTAGCAGGAAGCACAGTCATTCCAATGGCAGTCACGGCAACAGAAGTCTTGATAAGGCTCTTTCGTATCATCGAACCCCTCCAAAAGGAAATTTTGAACAATTCAACATATGTATAGAGAGGGAGATCTATTCCAGATATGTAATGTCAATTTTGGTGAGCACTGTACAACTCTGAGTGAACAAGAAATAAGGCCGTGGCATGGAAATAAACGAGTTGAAGAATATCACGACAGAGGTTGTGGAAGAGGCTCGATCCAACCTCGTCATCGGGGCTAGATTTTAGTAATCCCCGGTACGACAACAAATAGTGATCGAATTTATACGACATTTAACTCTGAAAGTCACAGACTGTAGGCCCACCGGGTAACTGGTGGGTTTCCCTTTAACGACCGTTTATGATACAACCGCAAAGCGGCCTATGTGTTTTCGCTCCCTAGCGCAAAGTGACATATTAACGCGCATTTCGAAGACTGGGACCTCTGTGAATGAGCCAGACAATTGAAGAGGCGCTCCCCGTAAGGCTAAGATGAGTTTGACAAGAACCATCATTAGCTAGTGCCCCTTCAGGCAACGTTGTTCTGCAAATAGGAAGGTATACCCAGCGGATAGCGAATGATCATCATGGTGATGATCATGTGTGCATTCGTCCGAGAACTGACAGCACAAGAGGGAAATAAGCTGACCTGAATTGCTCGTCGGGGATCAAATTCTGTGGACGTCCGTCGCGCTCTCGTTGTACTTGCGTCGGCTCAAAGCATGAAGGTACCGGAAATCTCGGATCTCTATCATCTTTCTAAGCATGTCCGGAATGGCCTTCGGGCCTTTAACGAAGATGGATTCCCGTCTCTCAAGCCACGATACGGCGGTGGGCGACCCCGTACCTTGACTCAGGAGCAACGTGCGGATATTGTTGATCTGGCAGAGATTCCGCCGAAGACACTCGGTTTGCCGTTTACGCAATGGTCGTTGTCGAAACTGAGGGAAACAGCTGAGCAAAAAGGCATCGTGAAATCCCTCAGCATTGACACCATCCGAGTTATCCTGGACGAGGCGCAGATTACATAACAGCACACGAACACTTGGAAAGAGTCCAATGATCCGGAGTTTGAGGCTAAAAAAACGAATCAAAGCCCTGTACCAAAACCACCCACAGATGGACGGGTGATCTGCCTCGATGAATTCGGCCCCTTGGCCATCCAGCCGTTTCCCGGCAGGGGATGGTTCAAAAAGGAGAAACCATACCGTCTACCAGCTACCTATCACCGATACCAGGGCGTTCGTCACCTGCTGGCTGCACTATAGATTTGAAAGACGACAAGTTATATGGACATACATCAGACCATGAGAAACATCAGGACATCTTGCGCTTTCTCAAGGTCCTGCGACGACGCTACCATCGTTCCGAACGGTTGTAAGTCGTTCTGGACAACTTTTCTCCACACAAACACGGAAAGGTGACAGATTGGGCTGAGAAAAACAACGTCCAGTTGGTCTTCACGGCAACAAAAGCCTCATGGATGAACCGTATTGAATGTCACTTCGACCCGTTACGAAAATTCGTGCTGTCCGGTAGCAATTATAGCAACCATGCAGAGTTGGCTCAGGCCATTCAAACACACATTCGCTGGCGAAATAAGCACAAACGGGACGACCGGATCCTACGAGAGCAAAAGAAGATCAAGGTTGCCTGAAAGGGCACTAGCCATGTTGACCGAAGCGATAAAACAGCCAAGAATTTCTGGTTGGAATCTCCATGCGCCAGATGTGCACATATAGCAGGGGGCCGACGGTGTAATGGAGTTGCGTATAAGTATGCAGTCCCCGTGAGGGTAGTCATCTTGCGCAAGCGGGC
The Alicyclobacillus curvatus genome window above contains:
- a CDS encoding helix-turn-helix domain containing protein, which codes for MDVRRALVVLASAQSMKVPEISDLYHLSKHVRNGLRAFNEDGFPSLKPRYGGGRPRTLTQEQRADIVDLAEIPPKTLGLPFTQWSLSKLRETAEQKGIVKSLSIDTIRVILDEAQIT
- a CDS encoding transposase, with translation MVVEEGKPAFQVARDLGITANTLYRWISEYKDDPKHPFVGSGHLKPEAQTTRDLERENRELREEVEILKHTYPIS